The sequence acactgcagctcttgtggggtgttcccggtctgcagtggtcagtatctatcaaaagtggtccaaggaaggaacagtggtgaaccggggacatggtcatgggcggtcaaggctcagtgatgtacgtggggagagaaggctggcccgtgtgatccgatccaacagatgagctactgttgctcagattgctgaagaagttaatgctggttctgatagaaaggggtcagaatacacagtgcaggacgggtcagggtttGTAATTCTTTAATTCTTGGTGCAATTAGTAACCATCAGAAGTCTTTGTGCAATTCAAGTGTCATGTGAATGACCTCAATACAGGTCACCTGTTCCTGGAGCTGATTAGagaacacacctacacaaaagAGCATCATGAAGATCAAGAAGCTTAAAAACCACCACCAGTTGTGGGTAAGTGTATCGCCTGTTTACCCCTGGATGAATATTTACACTTTACATTCtcaggtttgtgtttttgtgtcagaAAAGATCAGTATTCTCTTACTTTTTGGCAGATTTTTGTTCAGAGTATCCGTGTGGGGAAAGTCCTGTGGAAGGAGCAGAGGATTTGTTGAGAAAATATTTGaccttattatttattccacattttatttattaacacagCGGAGGATTCTCACCTgtatttcctgttttatttgagCATTAGGGATGGGCGGGATTCTGTCGTGGTCACTTTTTTCCAGCGTCGTCTCCGTGGAATAATCGTCCAACTTCTCGGTCTTTACACAAACGACGCTATCTAGAGGTGTCGAGTTTTGTCGCCTCGCTAAAGCCTGGGTTTCTGACGTGTTGTCCTCATGGAGATCGGCGTTTTCAAGCTGAGACAGTCTGCTCATTCCTGAGGTGCTGGGATTCTCGCCACTGTCTGTTGTTTTCTCTTCCGCTGACCACAAAGTGTGATTTGTGCTTGAGGTTCTGAGGTCTTGTCTCTCCCAGTCTTCGCCCGAGCAAGGTGGAGTTACGGCGTCACACTCGATGGACGCCCACTGGAAGCCCTCGTCTAGCTCGAAGTGCTGAAGGTCGTCTTCTTGTGGATCAGGAGGTAACGGAGTCACCAGCTCAATCCCGAACCTTTAAAAGCGGTCGCCGTGGTTACGACTCGAGAAACTACAGCTGATCATCAACGTTATTTTTTActtcaaatgattttttaaaacaattatgATTAGTCAGAATTTAGGTATAAAACTTTAATTGCAAGTGAACAGTTGTTGCATCTTTTAGGTCTTTAAAAATATCCATCTTTGAGTCAAAGTAAGAAGTAAGTAAGACTTTTgagaagaataaaatattttatgggTCAAAGATAATTTATGGGTCACTTCAATTTTCATgtcaaagaaaataataataataataataataataataataataataataataatgcaaaatcacagtttaaaaaaaaattaaattaaaaattaattactatttctaaaaaaaaatttttaatttattctgtAAAAACAGCAGGTATTCGAAAATTACCAgcaaacattttatataaataaatattaaattaattaatttatttctacAGTAAGCTCTTACTCCTGGTAATGGTCACAGTGGATCAATCccagtgtgtgaggtgggaCTAATCCCCAATACACCCATTAGAGGGTGCACAAATTTTTGCACTGGACCATGTATGTAGAGGAGATTTACTGTATTTTAGAGAATGAACCTCGTCCTTAATTTCCCTTCCTCCACTCACCTGGGCATGCCCTTCTCTCTCTGCAGTTTCCTGTGTGTGGCTTCCTGATACATCTCCTTCCAGTTGATACGCCACTGCGAGCTCTTGGAGCTAATGAGCTTCTGCAGCGCCGGCTTCAGCACCTGGGTCTTGGCGGCTAGGCCCGGCTTCTGACACGTCCGGATTCCTCGCGCCGCCTTCAGGTTGGGTTTGTTGGCTTCCGTTTTGCTGACCGATCGGTTCAACAAGGTCGGGAGGACGTTCCTGGTCTGGCTAGGTTCTGGTTTCTCCTGTGGTTCTGCTCCTGTGGAGGTTAGCAGGTTGTCGTcttgtttgtgtggagatggtgTTCTCTTGGTCTTGCAGGCTTGTGCGTCACATCTCTGACTCTTTCTGGACATCTGTGGAGGCTTTGAGGAGAAACGCGGGATGTCAGAAAGCGTGGTTTCAGGTCTGAGCTCGGGATCGGGATCTTTTGAAGGACCGACTTGCGGACGCTCCTTGTTTAGAGACTTCCGGATGTTTTTCAGCATTGTGGATAAGTGATCTTGTTCTGGAGCAGTAAGTGGTACAGCAGCAGATGGAGGCTGACTCACACGCTCAGCTTCTTCAGACGGAGTAAATCTGGGCATTGTGGATGGAACATCTCTTAATAATTGCTTCCTCACAGGTGGAGAATCAAAAGTGTTGTCATCACACGATCTCTTCTGACCGAGCACAACTTTATCCTGCTGTGATTTGTCTTCCTCCCAGGAGGAAAACATGTCCCTCTGAGCTAACTCATCACTTGTGAAGTCCACGTCTTTctttgtgaacaatgtgatGGACTTCTTCTGAACACTACCTTCAGTCTGGGCTCCTTCTTCGCTTTTAGACTCGGGAACAGCTTCTGCGTTCATCGTTTCTTGCTTGTTTTCATTATTAGGTGGAAAGGTGACACTTTTATCGTCGGTCCAGGCCGATGTCCCCGAGTGTGATCCGAGACAGCTGAACCTTTTTGCCCATGGCTTTTGATAAAATGCTTCTTGCATCTTCGctgcctttctttctctaaATTTATTCAGCTTCTCTTTATGCCTCTGCATTctgagagtaaaagagagatatctttaaaacaaaaaaatctcaaacAAACAATCTCATCTACTCTCTGGAATATATCTGGAGTGTTTAGTTAATCCTGTGATGTGTTTTTAGACACTACGAGAGACACGCTTCTACTAAAGTCCTGTAAACACCACGGGTGACCACTTCGACCAGTTTAGTTCAAAATACCTGAGAGATCTCACTAAACGCTTCTCCACTTTAGAGAAAGAGTCTTTCACGATTCCTGAAAGGTTTTCCAGGATCACTGCTCGGAAGCGTCGCTGCTTTTTATCTGCTTCAGGTTCCTCTGTGCTCTCACTGTCCGAGTATTTCTCCCCatgatttatttcataataataaataataataaattgtttttatttattatttatttgtttgtgtttataggaataaattatttattattgttgtatttttagtgtagtaatttattattattaaacaatttacttaaaaactaataaataattctttttttctaagaaaaacattatttacattatatgcATGCTAAATCACAGTAAAATTcttaaataattcataaattatgaaaaacttTAACCCTTAACATACGACATAAAATTAATtctctgattatttatttttctagggttttttttaatcaaaaaataaattttagatcaatttagtttttttttaaaaaaaatcctgtcttCGACTAAGAACTTTTATATATCctacatgacttttttttttaacttcctgtactttagatttttcatttattacaaaaacttggctttttttgtttgtttatctcagCTTACTGGTCCCTGGGGAACTTGTATTAAATGCAATTAATATGTTTTTAAGCTTCGATGTGGTGTTAAAGCTCAAACTGAAGCTTTCTGCACTGGTGCACAGACTCCTCCATCCTCGCCACCTATCATACAGTCCTGGTGGAATAAACATCTGCCATGCTTCTGGCTGTTTTTGGCCCAGGGGACTGATTTTGGTGTACATTTTTGGTATACTTACTTGATCAGCATGCGGTTGTGATCTCTCTGAACACAGAGGTCTTTCAGCTCGTCGTTGCTGTAATCCACCTTAAAGCCCCTCTCTGTGCGCTGCTTCAGGGAGAAAAGCTTGCTGTTGTGCTCTTCACATTCAATGTGTCTGCTGAACTGCTCCAAGCCTGACAGGGACACGTCACACGCCCAACACTTGTGCATCTCCCTTGAGAGAACAAGAAGTATCAGTCAttaagggggaaaaataaaatcgACACCACTTTACTATACAAACCCATCGTGTACATTTGATCTGCTCACCCGCCTTTGAGTCTCTCGATCGCCTCGTGGTGTGTCCGGCTGTGCATGTGTTTATCCAGGTTCTAGTCAGGGgggaaaataaaagagaaataagaACGTTTAGGGTCACATATCTATACGGTGATGCTCAGGAGATGCTTATGCAACTCTGAGACTAAAGACAGAGTGATAAACATTGCAGTCGCTGATACAGAAGAATCataacatacacagatcagccataacattatgaccactgagaggtgaagtgaataagactgatgatctcctcatcatggcacctgttagtgggtgggatatattaggcagcaagtcaacattttgtcctcaaagttgatgttagaagcaggaaaaatggacaagtgtaaggatttgagcgagtttgacgaagggccaaattgtgatggctagaccactggatcagagcatctccaaaactgcagctcttgtggggtgttcccggtctgcagtggtcagtatctatcaaaagtggtccaaggaaggaacagtggtgaaccggagacaggatCATaagcagccaaggctcattgatgcacgtggggagcgaaggttggtccgtgtgatccgatccaacagacgagctactgttgatcagattgctgaagaaattaatgatggttctgatagaaaggggtcagaatacacagtgcaggacgggtcaggctGCAAAAGGatgaccaacacgatattacagaggtggtcataatgttatgccttatcgGTGTATGACACAATACAATCTTATCCATCTCAATTCATTTCTATCCGTCAACATCCGAGCGATCTGATCTGAAACTGACGTCCTCACTGGAACATTAGGAGAGATTTGTGAAGGTTGCTGCAGTCCAAAAATTGCACAGATTTCTGTTATTATGCAGGAGGATGGAGGAtgagaggagtggaggtgtgtcaGGATCTTCACGTCAGGTAGAAGGACAACACCTACAGCTCCACATGCCTTAATATTACAGGAGCTTCACAGGGTGTACATGCTGATAAGAGAGAACAGGCTAAAAGAAGCCTTAAGCAGACCCTGTTCTAATCTTTATGCTAGAACAAACAGTATAACTACGTCACATGGGGTTTGTGATGTCTTCATTTTATATAGTGTAACTTGTATACTCTGGATTAAAGGTGTAAAGTGCAGATACACAGTGAACAGTGTGAGTgaaggacaataaacacacCTACTGTGTAGCAGCAAAACTGGAggcacagagtcagaaacaaaGTGTCTGACTCATTTGACCTCCAGCGACTAGAAAGTCTTGATGTCAtgtcttcctcctgtctcaATGGGTCCAGTCAAgtattagtatttttattttaatgacctGAGGCACATTTCTCCTCTCAGGCAGGGGGTTCGATTCTCCTCCACCAGCACGAAAACATCTGTTATTGGTTGTTAGGAATCTCTAAACAACGGTCTGTCGTGTGTGAACAGGTCAGTATCCTGTCCAGGGTGATCTCCGCTTTGTTCCCATCATCCCTTGGGATAGTCTCCAGGCTCCCCGTGACTGTGTGTAGGATAATGCTACAGCAAGTAGATGGATTTTGATGAACCAGTTACAGGAAGCTGTAGACAATGCCGTGATGTCTGAGAACTCTGGGATAACAGCAAACACACAGTTCTTCCTATTCTAGACACGTATACGGTTTGTCAATGTCATGTCATCAGGAAAACATCTCACATCTGATCTGATAAAGATATGGAGCTTGATAACAATACTCAGCATGGGATTTAGGACCTTCTGAGCTGCTTGTCTGTGATCATAACCTGTATGTAATCATCCAGCATCTAGATATAACCCACCTTGATATTGTACTGGTTCAGACAGATGTTGCATTTTGTCAGTACTCctttattgttctttttcttcttcttcttcgtcatTGCTGCTGCctttgttgatgatgatgatgatggatgaggAGGTTTTATTTCACCTCCTCCTTCCACACCAGCGGACGTCGACTTTTTCTTAGCCACTTTACAAACTGCTCTCACTTTACTGCAGAAAAGGGAACCCTTCGTAATGTTTacacttgtttttaaaaaggtgtTTACTTTGTGCTTTATAATAAGCGAGCTGGAGAACTGACCACCGTAACTTTCCACATGGGCACGGACACACTCCGTTTGAGAAACCATAACAGTCTGGATTGCACTGATCTGGGGTCAGGGAGTGTTGACTAAACCCTGGTTATGAGCTATGGAGGCGAGCTGCGTCACTGATCTCAGATCAGGGCTTAAAGTGTAATAGCTCTTCTTCGCCGCTTCTCGGCTCCGCAGCACCTCCGCTCTTCTTCGATGCTAACGGTTTGCGGTTGTTACGCTAACATCGCCACCTAGCGTCCGGATTGCTACATTACCTCAACATTAATTAtctcataaaaaataaacaggaaataaaaaaaacctataaggattaaaataaaaatagaaagaaaaatattatatatatatatatatatatatatatatatatatatatatatatatatatatatatatatataataataataataatatgtcaGCTGGGGTATCTAGCTTGGGGTTGGTGTTCgtttctcgattctgattggtcagaaggtgttgttTAATTTTCCGCAATAGCCCTCCTTTTTCTGaccgtttctatggcaacagctaactatttttttctacaagaaagagagagaaattattATAAGAAAGCTGCtttaagtgataacaggaactcacTTGTTTTCTGGACGATCTTTAACATTAAAAGtatctataaacagataaaaaaaaaacacccagtaTGTCCattttggaaataaataaataaataaatggattattAGTGTTGAGGATTAaagtgttgtggtataaaaggaacaGCTGATCACACCGACCCGTCACTGATTAAtttcatcattcataacatcattACCTCTTACACAAACAGCAACTTGTTGTACTAACActaaaacatttctcatttattaaagaacaaatcatacatttttatgcatttataattacatttaatatcgTGAAACGTTCACGAAGCCAGTTAGATCATGTTTTATAGAACAGCTGTTCTCTCATCAACCTTCACTGttttaacaaacaaaagaaaacaaaacaaaaaagtaaactCTTCTATGCTGGAGACAGTTtaaaaagtgctgacactggagactccttccaaaaaaaatgtttaataaacaaacacatctcCTTACAGAGAACTTCACCGTACAGTTATACGAAACCAAGCGTAAGAGTTATCGTTATGTATAATTAATCTCCAGATCAATCAGCACTGTGGTGGTTAATTTGCTTAATTTCGTATGAtaatatttcttaaaaataaataaataaaataggatattttactatattggtattatatatatatatatatatatatatatatatatatatatatatatatatatatatatatacaatatatatattgtatattttactgtaacGTATTTTACAGGACGCGATCCCTCTTCATACCGCAAGGGGGCGCTGAAcccaacacaccacatcatttATACCAGAGAAGAAGAGAGTGTGGAAGTAGCGCTAATAAAAATAGCTACTTTAAACTGTATAAATCTcgttatttattagtttattttttaaatataaaatgtgtacGGGTTGTGTACAGAAAGAATATCCTGACAGGGTGAGTTTAACATCGTTTATAATAAGTAACACTgactaaatttatttatttattcgtgtATACCGCTAGCTATTAGCTTAGCAGACATGACGATACACTCGTCCCTGTGCGCCGGGGTCTCAGCAACtttttactgaattatttattcttcaccatcaacactcccggaaaataatcagtttataagtctttgtgtgtgacatgatgaactcATTTGACTCCGTTTATTATGAGCTCATCTGAAGCTTCATGAGcagtgatagagagaggggaggggaggggtgGGGTGATATCGCCAAAAAACATCAGACCGTAATATTTTTTATCCACGATACtatccatgtctttattattatctaGGGTTTTGATAGAAGAGCAGTGTTGCTGAGCTAAAAAGCCATGATTACAATTAGAGCAACCGTAAATATTCTCTCTCCCCTTGTCTGTCTGTTGTCTCCCCCTGTTTgcatttcttctctctctctctctctctcccctctgtctgtctctctctctctctctctcccccctctgtctgtctgtccccccccctctctgcccacaaatcaaaacaaacacagctttCCATGTTAATTAGATAAGTGTAAGCTCTTCTGTCTCTCCTGACTCGTCTGTGATGTTTACAGGGAAACACCTGCCTGGATAACGGCTCGTATCTGATGAACTTTGTGGGATGTGCCAGCTGTCATCAGCGAGACTTTGTGCTCATCAGCGACAAAACACTGGTGAACGAAGACGAGGAGGAGATCGTCACTTACCTACGTGAggggttttaaataaaaagaagctCAAGCTGTTTTCGATACTCAGTGTCTTtagtgttttttctctctttttctccatttctttctctgtaTTTTGTTCCTCTAttcctgtctttttttattctccttTAGTTCTTTTCCtatccttctctttttctcttcctctcttcttagAAACCTTAAAATACTCCATAAACTCTTATTTAAATAAACGAGTTTCTTAACAAAACCACAcagtgatattttattattattttctcctTACAGATAAGTGCAAGAATTGTGATCACGTCATAGCCAGACACGAGTACACCTTCTCAGTGGTGGACGACTATCAGGTCAGATCCTGCTTCTTACATGTTTACTGGGTTCTTCgccaaaaccaaaaccaaaacgaACATTCAAACATTTTTAGATGTACTGAGAATAGAAATATATTATAAGAAGAGTTTGAGCACAAATGGTGAATTTTGTCAAGAAAAGTTCATAACTAAAGTGCCGTGATTCACGCTGCTGTAGTAAACTACAGAGTTACTGTAATCTCTGTGCACATAcaggtgattattttcctctaacatcatgtcttttattcctctcacaccacaGCCATTTGCAGATGCTTACAATTTTAGATGCATTTCTGAAAATTGTTGTCGCATTAAACgttgtggaacatctggaaACAAGTCGGTTCCCTTTTAAACAATCCTTCCCTTAACAGgtttgtgtatctctctctaggagttaataaaagcaaaaaaagaaaaaacctcaATGTGAAACCAGAAGCAAaaacctgtctgtctgaaaACTTTAAACTCTGAGGTTTTCGTCCTGAGAGTTCCATGAATAAAGCCGTTGTGTTTGAGATGATGGTGTAAATGTCCTGAGTGCACGGATATTAAGAAACCCAAGCCGGAATAAAATCAGAGCCACTGTTATTAAGCCGTAATTTGTATGCTGTGGTGCGTGAACAGTTTTCTCCAAATTaaagaagttcacttccagaacaaaaatctacagataatttcctcaccctcTTGTCATCTAAGATGTTCAGTTAGATTGTCAATTCAGTTAAGATTGTCTTTCTTCcttcagtcataaagaaatggtgttttttgaggaaaacatttcaggatgtttctccatatagtggacttcactGGTGGCCGTGAGTCTGACCTtccaaaatacagtttaaatgcagctctaAATCtcgatcccagcccaggaagaagagTCTTATCTTGACAAACCATCGCTCATTTTcttagagaaataaaacattctatactttttaaccacaaaagctcgtctagtgCTAACTCTGGGATGCTACTACTACATAATCACGTCAGAAGGTCACGCGTGACGTAGgccggagctacagacccagtgtttacaatgcGAACGTGtaaagaccaaggaagtgcaaacgctctttactaacaaaaaggtagaAGGAGAATGTCTGGGTGTGTTGATATCTAGGTGCAGAGCGAGCAACcacagcttaaaaaaaaaagttactttgtgtttttaataatacacGTTATTTATAAACGCTGTTCAGGATACTCAGACCCTTTACGTACAGCATTAATCACAAAGCCAATACAAATGAAttgttaacaataattattgttttaatttcaaACAGGAATACACAATGCTGTGCATGCTGTGCGGGAAGGCGGAAGATTCCATCAGCGTGATGCCTGATGATCCCAGACAGTCTGCTCCGCTCTTctgaacagaaaataaaatggttTAATCCACGCTGAGCTCAGAAGGCTGGTTTAAATCCTCGACTGATTATAATCCTgtcttcatatttttatttcttcacattCCGGAGAACCTTCCTCAGCTGGATCTCTCCGGACATCTCCAACATCGGCTTGGTTTCCTGACTGATGAACTTTCCATAGGCTGTTAATAAGGTATTAATAAAAGAGTGGAAATAAAAccaataatgtaaataaaaaaaacgtcCTGTATGTTTTTAGAGTAAAGCCTCCTGTTCATCCTGAATGTTCAGTGTTTACTGTAAACTTTTATTACAGAAATCTCTTTTGTATGCTTtgtcttaataaaataaacgaTGCTCCATCACATCCTCAGCTTGTTTACGGATTCTGTTTACTGAAAGACAAACTGAAGAAGGGGCAGCTGCTGAATTCTACCAATAAGGTTGCAGCTGGCTCCAGTCTATTAAGCTTTTATACCAAAAATGTGAagcaacacaaatacactgatcaggcataacattatgaccactcctaggtgaagtgaataagactgatgagctcctcatcatggcacctgttagtgggtgggatatattaggcagcaagtcaacattttgtcctcaaagttgatgttagaagcaggaaaaatggacaagtgtaaggatttgagcgagtttgatgaaggaacagattgtgatggatagaccactggatcagagcatctccaacactgcagctcttgtggggtgttcctggtctgcagtggtcaatatctatcaaaagtggtccaaggaaggaacagtggtgaaccggagacagggtcatgggcggtcaaggctcactgatgcacatggggagtgaaggctgggccgtgtgatccgatccaacagacgagctactgttgatcaaattgctgaagaagttaatgctagaTTTTGACATTTATTTCCAAATAATGTTTTCCAGAGGCCTAAAAGAATATAGTTTGCTCCTGTttctgttgtgtccatgttaaagctcatatgaaagtagtcactttgtagtgtttcagaaggatttctgtttttccctaaaCTACCAGGGGCgatatatattcatagaaaagttcctaaaaaacaaaacaaaaaccattGTGTCTCATTCACTGGTTCAGTTAATTATGATTAGCTTTGGGATTTGAAGTCTTCAAGCCTAAAGCGAGATCTGTTTTGTGTATCAGTCTGTTAAATTGTCCAGATTCTTACAAGTATTATTGAACATAAGATGAAAGTTTAGGATTTGAGATGCAGATCGTGACAACAATCATGACGATGGAGGAAAGGTGGAACAGAGCCTGTGTCAGTGTTCAGCATCAACTTCACCGAGCATGAAATTGTTAAACGTTTTACAATTCGACTTGGATGATCCAGACAcacaggattttttaaaatggattttaatCTTTTAGATGTACATAATGTACGCAGGTGTGGTTTACGTCATGCGTCAAGTAAAAAGATGCCTTTTATCaagtcaggttttttttaaatgtgcattttttagattttcttttattattattattattaaaaataataaatattattaattaataaattaatttaatcattaataaattattttttactgtCTATTTTGGATACAAAATATTAtccaacaagaaaaaaaataaaaaaaaataacctacattaaaaataaaaaattacattttagaaATCAGACTCTATGAATTACAGCCCTTGAATGATCTTACCTGAGCTTCATTTGCATACTGCAATCTGATTGGCCCTCAACATCAATGACGCAATAACACATACCAGTCACGTTTAACCCCAAACAAGACcagtttcttttaaaataaaacaaaaaacaaatgaaatccaggagaaataaaagagatttGTATAAAAAATCAGAGCAACATGAAGCAGCGATATCTTGCACGTCagtatttattatgtttatatgaatACATGTACATTCCAATGTAGTGGGTAACTGAATGATGTTTGTTAGCAAAATACATGAAGCATgaagctttttttcccttcttgggacgtatttatatctatatacacaTTAGATTCTGTACATTGCTTAAAGATGGTAGGCTGTgttattatatcatatcatatatatcatattatatatcATAGCGTGGCTCGACTGATGGAGGTAAAGTAAATGCGTACTTCCAGAGATCGAGAGGAAAAGCACTAGCCTaactccacagcacacacagctACAGCGGGATGAACACAGATGTTAACAAGATCGCTTGAGTTTTTTAATAATCCTGATTTGATcttattcttaatattttaaaatccatCTGACATGCACCTCCGCAACGCTCTGGTTCATCATCCAGACAAGACACACATCATTGAAGCATTAAAAATGTACAgctagtatatatttttttggattAAATCGATATCACGCCGATTTTTGATTTTTGCTCGTCACATTATCCGAGCGCTACAGCGACAGATTCTCCCCACAGTGCTAATCTGCCATTCGGATGTCTGAA comes from Hemibagrus wyckioides isolate EC202008001 linkage group LG25, SWU_Hwy_1.0, whole genome shotgun sequence and encodes:
- the znf106b gene encoding zinc finger protein 106 isoform X2; the protein is MVSQTECVRAHVESYGGQFSSSLIIKHKVNTFLKTSVNITKGSLFCSKVRAVCKVAKKKSTSAGVEGGGEIKPPHPSSSSSTKAAAMTKKKKKKNNKGVLTKCNICLNQYNIKNLDKHMHSRTHHEAIERLKGGEMHKCWACDVSLSGLEQFSRHIECEEHNSKLFSLKQRTERGFKVDYSNDELKDLCVQRDHNRMLIKMQRHKEKLNKFRERKAAKMQEAFYQKPWAKRFSCLGSHSGTSAWTDDKSVTFPPNNENKQETMNAEAVPESKSEEGAQTEGSVQKKSITLFTKKDVDFTSDELAQRDMFSSWEEDKSQQDKVVLGQKRSCDDNTFDSPPVRKQLLRDVPSTMPRFTPSEEAERVSQPPSAAVPLTAPEQDHLSTMLKNIRKSLNKERPQVGPSKDPDPELRPETTLSDIPRFSSKPPQMSRKSQRCDAQACKTKRTPSPHKQDDNLLTSTGAEPQEKPEPSQTRNVLPTLLNRSVSKTEANKPNLKAARGIRTCQKPGLAAKTQVLKPALQKLISSKSSQWRINWKEMYQEATHRKLQREKGMPRFGIELVTPLPPDPQEDDLQHFELDEGFQWASIECDAVTPPCSGEDWERQDLRTSSTNHTLWSAEEKTTDSGENPSTSGMSRLSQLENADLHEDNTSETQALARRQNSTPLDSVVCVKTEKLDDYSTETTLEKSDHDRIPPIPNAQIKQEIQDFPHTDTLNKNLPKKPALTSSAI
- the churc1 gene encoding protein Churchill, whose product is MCTGCVQKEYPDRGNTCLDNGSYLMNFVGCASCHQRDFVLISDKTLVNEDEEEIVTYLHKCKNCDHVIARHEYTFSVVDDYQEYTMLCMLCGKAEDSISVMPDDPRQSAPLF
- the znf106b gene encoding zinc finger protein 106 isoform X3, which encodes MHSRTHHEAIERLKGGEMHKCWACDVSLSGLEQFSRHIECEEHNSKLFSLKQRTERGFKVDYSNDELKDLCVQRDHNRMLIKMQRHKEKLNKFRERKAAKMQEAFYQKPWAKRFSCLGSHSGTSAWTDDKSVTFPPNNENKQETMNAEAVPESKSEEGAQTEGSVQKKSITLFTKKDVDFTSDELAQRDMFSSWEEDKSQQDKVVLGQKRSCDDNTFDSPPVRKQLLRDVPSTMPRFTPSEEAERVSQPPSAAVPLTAPEQDHLSTMLKNIRKSLNKERPQVGPSKDPDPELRPETTLSDIPRFSSKPPQMSRKSQRCDAQACKTKRTPSPHKQDDNLLTSTGAEPQEKPEPSQTRNVLPTLLNRSVSKTEANKPNLKAARGIRTCQKPGLAAKTQVLKPALQKLISSKSSQWRINWKEMYQEATHRKLQREKGMPRFGIELVTPLPPDPQEDDLQHFELDEGFQWASIECDAVTPPCSGEDWERQDLRTSSTNHTLWSAEEKTTDSGENPSTSGMSRLSQLENADLHEDNTSETQALARRQNSTPLDSVVCVKTEKLDDYSTETTLEKSDHDRIPPIPNAQIKQEIQDFPHTDTLNKNLPKSQVNELLVMSLREVELCSSLEDVDSRLLRAQAALQTAFLEVQRLQMIKQQVTAEMSSLRSKRINILHRIKDSRPDQTPDPDSPGSAVLTHLSSAESEPSG
- the znf106b gene encoding zinc finger protein 106 isoform X1, translating into MVSQTECVRAHVESYGGQFSSSLIIKHKVNTFLKTSVNITKGSLFCSKVRAVCKVAKKKSTSAGVEGGGEIKPPHPSSSSSTKAAAMTKKKKKKNNKGVLTKCNICLNQYNIKNLDKHMHSRTHHEAIERLKGGEMHKCWACDVSLSGLEQFSRHIECEEHNSKLFSLKQRTERGFKVDYSNDELKDLCVQRDHNRMLIKMQRHKEKLNKFRERKAAKMQEAFYQKPWAKRFSCLGSHSGTSAWTDDKSVTFPPNNENKQETMNAEAVPESKSEEGAQTEGSVQKKSITLFTKKDVDFTSDELAQRDMFSSWEEDKSQQDKVVLGQKRSCDDNTFDSPPVRKQLLRDVPSTMPRFTPSEEAERVSQPPSAAVPLTAPEQDHLSTMLKNIRKSLNKERPQVGPSKDPDPELRPETTLSDIPRFSSKPPQMSRKSQRCDAQACKTKRTPSPHKQDDNLLTSTGAEPQEKPEPSQTRNVLPTLLNRSVSKTEANKPNLKAARGIRTCQKPGLAAKTQVLKPALQKLISSKSSQWRINWKEMYQEATHRKLQREKGMPRFGIELVTPLPPDPQEDDLQHFELDEGFQWASIECDAVTPPCSGEDWERQDLRTSSTNHTLWSAEEKTTDSGENPSTSGMSRLSQLENADLHEDNTSETQALARRQNSTPLDSVVCVKTEKLDDYSTETTLEKSDHDRIPPIPNAQIKQEIQDFPHTDTLNKNLPKSQVNELLVMSLREVELCSSLEDVDSRLLRAQAALQTAFLEVQRLQMIKQQVTAEMSSLRSKRINILHRIKDSRPDQTPDPDSPGSAVLTHLSSAESEPSG